Proteins from a genomic interval of Corynebacterium freiburgense:
- a CDS encoding polyprenyl synthetase family protein — MSNGIGARDLGAQADNTSGFAIDLGNPELEQMLADGMVAVEQVLQEELAKGEDFVSEKVLHLVAAGGKRFRPMFALLASQYGERPGSDEVIRAAAVVEMTHLATLYHDDVMDEAERRRGVPSANFRWNNSVAILSGDYLLAHVSRLMAQLGMETVAHFAETFGELVTGQMRETIGPGDSDPVQHYMDVIREKTGVLIASAGYLGGLHSGASPEHTDALRRFGYAIGMVFQIVDDIIDIFSDSSQSGKTPGTDLREGVFTLPVLYALSEDTPVGEELRGLLTGPLASDEEVAKALALLERSTGRARALEDVHAYLAEAQSELSRLPDNEVTTALRALASVTVSRVG, encoded by the coding sequence ATGGAATGGTAGCCGTCGAACAGGTTTTGCAAGAGGAACTCGCCAAAGGTGAGGATTTTGTTTCGGAGAAGGTCCTCCACTTGGTGGCTGCCGGAGGGAAACGTTTCCGCCCTATGTTTGCGCTACTCGCCTCCCAATATGGCGAACGTCCAGGTAGCGATGAAGTTATCCGTGCAGCAGCCGTTGTGGAAATGACACACTTGGCCACTCTCTACCACGATGACGTTATGGATGAGGCTGAACGACGCCGCGGTGTGCCCAGCGCCAACTTCCGCTGGAATAATTCAGTAGCAATCCTGTCCGGCGATTATCTTCTTGCCCATGTATCTCGGCTTATGGCCCAACTCGGCATGGAAACCGTTGCCCATTTCGCTGAAACTTTCGGGGAACTAGTGACCGGACAAATGCGCGAAACTATTGGTCCCGGCGATAGTGATCCTGTGCAGCACTATATGGATGTAATCCGGGAAAAAACCGGCGTTCTTATTGCCTCGGCGGGTTATCTCGGTGGTCTGCATTCAGGTGCGTCGCCCGAGCATACAGATGCATTACGGCGCTTCGGCTACGCCATCGGCATGGTGTTTCAAATCGTTGATGACATTATCGATATCTTCTCGGATAGTAGTCAATCAGGAAAAACCCCTGGAACCGACCTCCGCGAAGGTGTGTTCACACTCCCAGTGCTGTATGCACTTTCGGAAGACACCCCTGTAGGTGAGGAACTCCGAGGACTACTTACCGGCCCTCTAGCCTCAGATGAGGAAGTAGCAAAGGCCCTTGCACTTCTGGAGCGCTCGACTGGCCGTGCCCGCGCTCTAGAAGACGTTCATGCCTACCTTGCAGAAGCTCAATCCGAACTTTCCCGACTCCCAGATAATGAGGTCACAACAGCCCTTCGCGCCCTTGCCTCCGTGACTGTGAGTCGCGTGGGGTAA
- the nusG gene encoding transcription termination/antitermination protein NusG yields the protein MSDNSTNIFDAGSAPAEEEAAANAVDTQAAEDGADVAHAAAALGDTDNQEDAALSEYKARLRAYIRELKKLPGSWYIIQCYSGYENKVKTNLDMRAQTLEVEDYIFDTVVPIEEVVEIRDGKRKLVKRKLLPGYVLVRMEINDRSWSVVRDTPGVTSFVGNEGNATPVKIRDVAKFLLPPASAESETEEKTAAAEGEKVVAQPKAQTAKPIEVDYQVGEAVTILTGALASVSATISSIDAENGKLQALVSIFGRETPVDLTFDQVEKIT from the coding sequence ATGAGTGATAACAGCACAAATATTTTCGACGCCGGTTCTGCCCCTGCAGAGGAGGAAGCTGCGGCGAATGCAGTGGATACGCAGGCTGCTGAGGATGGTGCTGATGTCGCTCATGCTGCGGCTGCATTGGGTGATACGGATAATCAGGAGGATGCAGCGCTCTCTGAATATAAGGCTCGGCTGCGAGCCTATATTCGCGAGCTCAAGAAACTTCCGGGGTCTTGGTACATTATTCAGTGCTATTCAGGGTATGAAAATAAGGTCAAGACGAACCTTGATATGCGTGCCCAGACCCTTGAGGTAGAAGATTATATCTTCGACACAGTTGTCCCGATCGAAGAAGTTGTTGAAATCCGTGATGGCAAGCGCAAGCTTGTAAAGCGCAAATTATTGCCAGGATATGTTCTGGTCCGCATGGAAATCAACGATCGTTCTTGGTCTGTGGTTCGTGATACCCCAGGTGTGACCTCCTTTGTTGGCAATGAAGGCAACGCAACACCCGTGAAGATCCGCGATGTTGCCAAGTTCCTTCTGCCACCTGCAAGCGCCGAAAGCGAAACCGAAGAAAAGACCGCAGCCGCAGAAGGCGAGAAGGTTGTTGCCCAGCCCAAGGCGCAAACTGCGAAGCCTATTGAAGTGGACTACCAGGTGGGTGAAGCCGTGACCATTCTTACTGGTGCGCTTGCCTCCGTATCTGCGACGATTTCTTCGATAGACGCTGAGAATGGCAAGCTGCAGGCACTCGTTTCTATTTTCGGTCGCGAAACTCCTGTAGATCTAACATTCGACCAAGTGGAAAAGATCACCTAG
- the rplK gene encoding 50S ribosomal protein L11, which produces MPPKKKVSGLIKLQIQAGAANPAPPVGPALGAHGVNIMEFCKAYNAATESQRGNVIPVEITVYEDRSFTFKLKTPPAAKLLLKAAGLQKGSGVPHTQKVGKVTMAQVREIAETKKEDLNANDIDAAAKIIAGTARSMGIEVED; this is translated from the coding sequence ATGCCCCCTAAGAAGAAGGTCTCTGGCCTTATTAAGCTGCAGATTCAAGCTGGTGCTGCTAATCCGGCTCCTCCAGTTGGTCCGGCGCTTGGTGCCCATGGTGTGAATATCATGGAGTTCTGTAAGGCTTATAATGCTGCTACTGAGTCTCAGCGTGGCAATGTGATTCCGGTTGAGATCACTGTTTATGAAGATCGTTCCTTCACCTTTAAACTGAAGACTCCTCCTGCTGCGAAATTGCTGCTTAAGGCTGCTGGTTTGCAGAAGGGTTCTGGCGTTCCGCATACCCAGAAGGTGGGTAAGGTCACTATGGCTCAGGTGCGCGAGATTGCAGAGACCAAGAAGGAAGATTTGAACGCTAACGATATCGACGCCGCGGCGAAGATCATCGCTGGTACCGCCCGCTCTATGGGTATTGAGGTTGAGGATTAA
- a CDS encoding CDP-alcohol phosphatidyltransferase family protein, translating into MTTEASWPLRNQIAAWAVHAFTMSGLLWVLLAAQALIDGDAKRMWMWLGVALIVDAADGPLARAARVTEVVPWFSGVMLDNVVDYLTWTFLPAIFLAITLPLGPDPLPLVAATLVLMSSMFCYANTLMKSSDWYFVGFPAAWNIVIVILWLFEPGAIGNWIAILVFAVLALVPWKWVHPFRVRQYRIFNGSAAAVWVLATGLMVWYYPIMPIWLLIPWIISGAWLFIVSVIRTWRDKPDM; encoded by the coding sequence GTGACCACTGAAGCCTCTTGGCCATTGCGCAATCAAATCGCAGCTTGGGCCGTACACGCATTTACTATGTCAGGCTTATTGTGGGTTCTTCTTGCAGCCCAGGCGCTTATTGATGGTGATGCTAAGCGTATGTGGATGTGGCTCGGCGTCGCTCTTATTGTCGACGCCGCGGATGGCCCCCTCGCCCGCGCAGCCCGCGTCACAGAAGTAGTCCCCTGGTTTTCTGGTGTGATGCTCGACAACGTTGTCGACTACCTTACATGGACATTCTTGCCAGCAATCTTTTTGGCAATTACATTGCCTCTGGGTCCTGATCCATTGCCTTTGGTGGCCGCCACACTAGTGTTAATGTCCTCGATGTTCTGCTATGCGAATACGTTGATGAAGTCATCTGACTGGTACTTCGTAGGATTCCCCGCTGCATGGAACATTGTGATTGTAATTTTATGGTTGTTTGAGCCTGGCGCCATAGGAAACTGGATTGCCATTCTAGTATTCGCTGTCCTTGCTTTGGTGCCGTGGAAATGGGTTCACCCTTTCCGAGTCCGCCAATACCGAATCTTCAATGGATCTGCTGCAGCTGTTTGGGTCCTGGCCACTGGCCTTATGGTCTGGTACTACCCAATAATGCCTATTTGGCTACTTATCCCCTGGATTATTAGTGGGGCCTGGCTATTTATTGTCTCTGTCATTCGGACATGGCGCGATAAGCCCGATATGTGA
- the rplA gene encoding 50S ribosomal protein L1 — protein sequence MSKKSKAYRAAAELIDAGRIYSPLEAAKLAKETSSKNFDATVDVAIRLGVDPRKADQLVRGTVSLPHGTGKNVRVIVFAAGEKATEAEAAGADVVGSEDLIEKIQGGWTDFDAAIATPDQMAKVGRVARVLGPRGLMPNPKTGTVTTDVAKAVTEIKGGKISFRVDKAANLHAVLGKASFDAEKLAENYGALIEELLRLKPTSAKGTYLKKVTIASTNGPGIPVDTTVVKNFAG from the coding sequence ATGAGCAAGAAGTCTAAGGCTTACCGCGCCGCCGCCGAGCTTATCGACGCCGGCCGTATCTACTCTCCATTGGAAGCTGCGAAGCTCGCCAAGGAGACCTCCTCCAAGAACTTTGATGCAACTGTTGATGTTGCTATCCGTCTCGGCGTTGATCCTCGTAAAGCAGATCAGCTTGTTCGTGGCACCGTTTCTCTCCCACACGGTACCGGTAAGAACGTTCGCGTTATTGTGTTTGCCGCTGGTGAGAAGGCTACTGAGGCTGAGGCTGCAGGCGCTGACGTTGTTGGCTCTGAAGATCTGATCGAAAAGATCCAGGGCGGTTGGACGGATTTCGACGCCGCGATCGCCACCCCTGATCAGATGGCTAAGGTTGGCCGTGTGGCCCGTGTGCTTGGTCCTCGTGGTTTGATGCCTAACCCTAAGACTGGCACTGTGACTACCGATGTTGCCAAGGCAGTGACCGAAATCAAGGGCGGTAAGATTTCCTTCCGCGTCGATAAGGCCGCTAACCTTCATGCCGTGCTTGGTAAGGCTTCCTTCGATGCTGAGAAGCTTGCTGAGAACTATGGTGCTCTTATTGAAGAGCTTCTTCGTCTCAAGCCTACCTCCGCCAAGGGCACATACCTTAAGAAGGTCACAATTGCTTCCACTAATGGTCCGGGTATTCCCGTAGATACCACTGTGGTTAAGAATTTCGCTGGCTAA
- the secE gene encoding preprotein translocase subunit SecE: protein MTDDKQPENLVGVSRPAGKRQVSKAATSSAEYAARRVAKANSSGDESPGGGVASFLPEVVQEMKKVIWPTARQMVVYTLIVFAFLIVLTALVSGVDFLAGLGVEKILSP from the coding sequence GTGACTGACGATAAACAGCCGGAGAACCTGGTCGGGGTGTCCCGCCCAGCGGGCAAGCGTCAGGTTTCAAAAGCGGCTACTTCTTCTGCTGAATATGCGGCTCGTCGGGTCGCTAAGGCAAATTCGAGTGGGGATGAATCCCCAGGCGGTGGCGTTGCAAGTTTCTTGCCTGAGGTTGTGCAGGAAATGAAAAAGGTTATTTGGCCCACGGCTCGCCAAATGGTCGTATATACGCTGATTGTGTTTGCGTTTCTTATTGTGCTGACTGCCTTGGTATCAGGCGTTGATTTTCTTGCAGGCCTTGGTGTTGAGAAGATCTTATCGCCATAG